The window TAATGAATTTTAGAAATTGTTTCACCAGACAAACCATTAACCGTAGTTATTGTTTCAATTTCATTGGTTTCAATATCATAACTAAAAATTGCATTTTCTGCAGCTGCATATATTTTATTATTACCCTGAGAAACATCTTTAATGTCATAATAAGAAAAATACCCTTGCCATTCCGCAGAATAGTCTTGTGCAAATGAAAATATTGGGGATATAAAAATTAGAAATAGTGCAATTTTTTTAATCATAACTTAAATCTTCAACTTCAAATATATTTATATCTAACGAGTTTTGTGTTAAAATAATATATTAAAAACAAAAAGCTTCCTGGTTAGGAAGCTTTTTTTTTATAATAAATAAAATGTTATACTACACCTTGTGCTAACATAGCATCTGCTACTTTTACAAATCCAGCAATATTTGCTCCTTGTACATAATCTACATAACCATCTTCTTGTGTACCATAAGTAACACATGATTCATGTATATCATTCATGATTTGGTTTAATTTAGCATCTACTTCTTCACGTGTCCAATTGAAACGTAAAGAGTTTTGACTCATTTCTAAACCAGAGGTAGCAACACCTCCTGCATTAGACGCTTTTCCTGGTGAAAACAACACTTTTGCTTCTTGTAAAGCTTCAATTGCTTCTGGTGTTGTTGGCATGTTTGCTCCTTCTGCAACTGCAATAACGTTGTTGTTTATTAAAGCTTTTGCTTCATCTAAATTTAATTCATTTTGCGTTGCACATGGTAATGCGATATCACAATTTACACTCCAAGGTCTTTCGCCTTTATGAAAAGTTGCGGTAGTATATTTTTCTGTATACTCACTTATTCTTCCACGTTTCACATTTTTAACTTCCATTATAAAAGCTAATTTTTCGGCATTAATACCATCTGCATCATGAATATATCCTGAAGAATCAGACATAGTAACAACTTTACCACCAAATTCTGTTGCTTTTTCACAAGCATATTGCGCTACATTACCAGATCCAGAAATAACCACTGTTTTTCCATCAAACGAATCCCCTTTCGTTGCTAACATATTCTTAGCAAAATACACGGTTCCATAACCTGTAGCTTCTGGACGTATTAAAGAACCTCCATAAGAAATTCCTTTTCCTGTTAAAACACCGGTAAATTCATTACGTAATCTTTTATATTGACCAAACATATAGCCAATTTCACGACCACCAACTCCAATATCTCCTGCAGGAACATCTGTATTTGCTCCTATATGACGAAACAATTCACTCATAAAAGATTGACAAAAACGCATTACTTCGTTATCGCTTTTTCCTTTTGGGTTAAAATCACTTCCTCCTTTTCCTCCACCCATTGGCAAAGTGGTTAATGAGTTTTTAAAAACTTGTTCAAATCCTAAAAACTTTAAGATACTTAAGTTTACAGATGGATGAAAACGCAACCCTCCTTTATAAGGTCCTATTGCAGAATTGAATTCTACTCTAAAAGCCCTGTTAACTTGGGTATTTCCTTGATCATCTATCCAAGGAACTCTAAATATTATTGTGCGTTCTGGTTCTACCATACGCTCTAATAACATCTTATTTTGGTATTGAGGATTCTTCTCAATAAACGGAATAACCGTTTCTGCTACCTCATGAACAGCCTGCATAAACTCTGGCTCATGACTATTCTTTTCTTTTACTATATTTAAAAAAGCTTCAATTTT is drawn from Lacinutrix sp. WUR7 and contains these coding sequences:
- the gdhA gene encoding NADP-specific glutamate dehydrogenase, producing MKNKIEAFLNIVKEKNSHEPEFMQAVHEVAETVIPFIEKNPQYQNKMLLERMVEPERTIIFRVPWIDDQGNTQVNRAFRVEFNSAIGPYKGGLRFHPSVNLSILKFLGFEQVFKNSLTTLPMGGGKGGSDFNPKGKSDNEVMRFCQSFMSELFRHIGANTDVPAGDIGVGGREIGYMFGQYKRLRNEFTGVLTGKGISYGGSLIRPEATGYGTVYFAKNMLATKGDSFDGKTVVISGSGNVAQYACEKATEFGGKVVTMSDSSGYIHDADGINAEKLAFIMEVKNVKRGRISEYTEKYTTATFHKGERPWSVNCDIALPCATQNELNLDEAKALINNNVIAVAEGANMPTTPEAIEALQEAKVLFSPGKASNAGGVATSGLEMSQNSLRFNWTREEVDAKLNQIMNDIHESCVTYGTQEDGYVDYVQGANIAGFVKVADAMLAQGVV